TAAACTTCTATTAGTAGATGATGATAAATTACTGCGTGAAGTTACGGGTGATTTTTTATCGTCGCACGGTTATGAAGTTGATTTGGCTGAAAATGCAGATAGCGCTTTGGAAAAATTTGAACCCGGAAAATACCGTTTAGCTTTAATTGATTATCTAATGCCTGGAATGAATGGATTGGAACTAATGAAGATTATTATGAAA
This portion of the Candidatus Cloacimonas sp. genome encodes:
- a CDS encoding response regulator, which translates into the protein MRPKLLLVDDDKLLREVTGDFLSSHGYEVDLAENADSALEKFEPGKYRLALIDYLMPGMNGLELMKIIMKQDPKIFCLIMTGYPTADSAFQSMVDGASDYIIKPFQLKELLNTIGSYI